One genomic segment of Syntrophales bacterium includes these proteins:
- a CDS encoding DUF433 domain-containing protein, with protein sequence MKTYEKIEMNPKIMFGKPVIKHTRITVEQILRKLSGGMTIEEVINDHPHLTREDIYSAE encoded by the coding sequence ATGAAGACCTATGAAAAAATCGAAATGAATCCAAAGATCATGTTTGGGAAACCGGTCATCAAGCACACGCGGATTACCGTGGAGCAGATCCTCCGAAAGCTGTCTGGCGGGATGACCATCGAGGAGGTCATCAACGATCATCCTCACCTAACCCGAGAGGATATCTATTCCGCGGAATGA